A portion of the Brassica napus cultivar Da-Ae unplaced genomic scaffold, Da-Ae ScsIHWf_539;HRSCAF=812, whole genome shotgun sequence genome contains these proteins:
- the LOC125604409 gene encoding E3 ubiquitin-protein ligase ATL31-like → IETVDQIFLQFSIGMIIIILVSSCGGDSTSPTGLPAETIDQTQQSQQDIETGQRKVLVFKEIEQEEEGGGKQFCSICLEEYEDDHEIMRLNKCGHIFHHFCMDSWLARHRSCPNCLRSVDLNS, encoded by the coding sequence ATTGAAACTGTTGATCAAATTTTCTTACAGTTCAGCATCGGCATGATCATAATTATACTCGTTTCTTCATGTGGCGGCGATAGTACTAGTCCCACAGGATTACCTGCCGAGACAATCGACCAAACTCAGCAGTCTCAACAAGACATTGAAACTGGACAAAGGAAAGTCCTAGTGTTCAAAGAAAtcgaacaagaagaagaaggaggcgGTAAACAATTTTGTTCAATTTGTTTGGAAGAGTACGAGGATGATCATGAGATTATGCGTTTAAACAAATGTGGacatatttttcatcatttttgCATGGACTCTTGGCTTGCACGTCACCGGAGCTGTCCAAATTGTCTTCGTTCTGTTGATCTGAATTCTTGA
- the LOC106454990 gene encoding uncharacterized protein LOC106454990, whose protein sequence is MCSHIIIHNNSRASMAFHSEKSILVKIIVFSLLLLLPLSQSNAARVPSTPRVPIGPRRPICPACVCCEPAPIGRCCRCCASPIVTQTHHHSQSP, encoded by the exons ATGTGCTCTCATATCATAATCCATAACAATAGCAGAGCATCAATGGCGTTTCACAGTGAAAAGTCCATCTTAGTGAAGATCATTGTCTTCTCTCTGCTACTTCTTCTTCCCCTATCACAAAGCAACGCTGCTCGTGTTCCTTCGACCCCCAGAG TTCCCATCGGCCCCAGGCGACCGATTTGCCCGGCTTGTGTGTGTTGCGAGCCAGCGCCAATAGGAAGGTGCTGCAGATGTTGTGCATCTCCTATCGTCACTCAGACTCATCACCACTCTCAATCTCcatga